In Anser cygnoides isolate HZ-2024a breed goose chromosome Z, Taihu_goose_T2T_genome, whole genome shotgun sequence, a genomic segment contains:
- the FEM1C gene encoding protein fem-1 homolog C encodes MDLKTAVFNAARDGKLRLLSKLLASKTREEVAVLVSEKTNGATPLLMAARYGHLEMVEYLLEHCAASIEVGGSVNFDGETIEGAPPLWAASAAGHLKVVQCLLDHGASVNNTTLTNSTPLRAACFDGHLEIVKYLVEHKADLEVSNRHGHTCLMISCYKGHKEIAQYLLEKGADVNRKSVKGNTALHDCAESGSLEIMKMLLKYCAKMEKDGYGMTPLLSASVTGHTNIVDFLTQHVQTSKAECINALELLGATFVDKKRDLLGALKYWKRAMEMRYSDRTNILSKPVPQTLIMAYDYAKEVNSSEELENLIADPDEMRMQALLIRERILGPSHPDTSYYIRYRGAVYADSGNFKRCINLWKYALDMQQNNLDPLSPMTASSLLSFAELFSFMLQDRAKGLLGTTVTFDDLMGILCKSVLEIERAMKQTQCPPDPIQLNKALSIILHLICLLEKVPCSSEQEYFKKQTIYKFLKLQPRGKNNFSPLHLAVDNNTTCVGRYPVCKFPSLQVTAILVECGADVNVRDSDNNSPLHIAALNNHPDIMNILIKSGSHFDATNSHKQTASDLLDEKEIAKNLIQPINHTTLQCLAARVIANHNIYYTGHIPEKLEDFVLLHR; translated from the exons ATGGATCTGAAGACCGCCGTGTTCAACGCAGCTCGCGATGGCAAGCTGCGGCTCCTCTCCAAGCTGCTGGCGAGCAAAACGAGGGAGGAGGTGGCCGTGCTGGTGTCGGAGAAGACCAACGGGGCCACGCCGCTGCTGATGGCGGCCCGCTACGGTCACCTTGAGATGGTGGAGTACCTGCTGGAGCACTGCGCCGCGTCCATAGAGGTCGGCGGGTCGGTCAACTTCGATGGCGAGACCATCGAGGGAGCCCCGCCGCTGTGGGCAGCGTCGGCTGCCGGCCACCTGAAGGTGGTTCAGTGCCTGCTAGACCACGGTGCTTCTGTCAACAACACGACCCTGACGAACTCGACCCCGCTCCGAGCTGCCTGCTTCGACGGCCACCTGGAGATAGTGAAGTACCTGGTGGAGCACAAAGCAGACCTGGAGGTGTCGAACCGCCACGGGCATACATGCTTGATGATTTCGTGCTACAAAGGCCACAAAGAAATTGCTCAGTATCTGCTTGAAAAAGGCGCTGATGTTAACAGAAAAAGTGTTAAAG GAAACACCGCATTACACGATTGTGCAGAATCTGGAAGTTTGGAGATAATGAAGATGCTTCTCAAGTATTGTgctaaaatggaaaaggatGGTTATGGAATGACTCCCTTGCTGTCAGCTAGTGTGACAGGCCACACGAATATTGTGGACTTTCTGACCCAGCACGTACAGACCAGTAAGGCTGAATGCATAAATGCTCTGGAACTTCTAGGAGCAACGTTTGTGGACAAAAAGAGAGATCTGCTTGGTGCTTTGAAATACTGGAAGCGAGCTATGGAGATGAGATACAGTGACAGGACTAATATCCTGAGCAAACCTGTGCCACAAACACTAATTATGGCCTATGATTATGCTAAAGAGGTGAATAGCTCAGAAGAGCTAGAAAATCTTATTGCAGACCCTGACGAAATGAGAATGCAGGCACTATTGATTAGAGAACGTATTCTTGGCCCTTCTCACCCAGATACATCCTACTATATTAGATACAGAGGTGCTGTCTATGCAGACTCTGGAAACTTTAAGCGTTGCATCAACTTATGGAAATACGCTTTGGACATGCAGCAGAACAATTTAGATCCGCTGAGCCCTATGACGGCCAGCAGTTTGCTGTCATTTGCTGAGCTTTTCTCCTTCATGCTGCAGGATAGGGCAAAAGGCCTACTGGGCACTACTGTTACATTTGATGATCTGATGGGCATACTGTGCAAAAGCGTTCTAGAAATAGAGCGGGCCATGAAACAAACCCAGTGTCCTCCTGATCCAATACAGTTGAACAAAGCCCTGtccattattttgcatttaatctGCTTGTTGGAGAAAGTACCTTGCAGCTCAGAACAGGagtattttaagaaacagaCTATTTACAAGTTTCTTAAGCTTCAgcctagaggaaaaaataacttcagtcCGCTTCACCTTGCTGTTGACAATAATACTACATGTGTGGGTCGCTACCCAGTCTGTAAATTCCCTTCTCTACAAGTTACTGCTATCCTGGTGGAATGTGGTGCTGATGTAAATGTCAGAGACTCTGATAACAACAGTCCGTTACACATTGCTGCACTGAACAACCATCCAGACATCATGAATATTCTCATCAAGTCAGGTTCACACTTCGATGCCACAAACTCACATAAACAAACTGCCAGTGATTTACTGGATGAGAAGGAGATAGCAAAAAATTTAATCCAGCCCATAAATCATACTACGTTGCAGTGTCTGGCTGCTCGTGTTATAGCAAATCATAACATATACTACACAGGCCACATCCCTGAAAAACTAGAGGACTTTGTTTTGCTCCACAGATGA